AAACAGGTTTACCACCTTTTATCGGCGCGAAATACTCATAGGAACTACCTCTTGAAGCCGGAACGCCAAAGCCCTGGCTTTTATGCTGGGAACGGCTTTCGGCCGCTATTTCACCATATCCCCTACCCAGCAGGTAATTGAAGGCGCCCACATTCAGCTCATATAATTTACCATCAGAATTATCGACAGTACCAGCCCAGTTGAAGGTGTTCCACATGATGCGGTGCGCCTTCCAGGGCTTTAAATGCTTCAGTTGTTCGGGGTAACGTGCAGGATCAGCGGCAGCTTCGAATGCTTCTTCTGCCAGCATTGCCGATGCAGTATGATGACCATGGCCCGCACGGCTATCTGGTGGGAAGCGGCATACGATCACGTCGGGCTGGAATTTACGGATCATCCAGACCACGTCTCCGAGGATCTTTTCTTTATCCCAGATAGTGAATGTCTCTGCAGGGTTTTTAGAGAAACCAAAATCGAGTGCACGGGTAAAGAACTGTTCTGCTCCGTCTATTCTGCGGGCAGCCAGTAGTTCCTGTGTACGGATCAGGCCGAGTAGTTCCCCCTGTTCGTCACCAACGAGGTTCTGACCACCGTCCCCTCTGGTGAGAGAGAGGTATCCGGTACGATATAATTTCTCTTTCGCCAGGAATCCCAGTAAACGGGTATTCTCATCATCAGGATGAGCGGCGATATATAACACGCTACCAAGCGTATCTAACTTTTTGAATTGCAGTTTTATGTCAGCCGCATTAATGACCGGAGAGCGTTGTGCCCATGTGGTAGCGGCGAATAGTCCTGAAATCAGTGTTAAACAGAATCCTTTAACCATTGCTTTTGTCTATTAAACAGTGGCCAAAAATAGTGATTAAATATAGCCGTAAAAGAAAATGTGATAAAAGGTGAAAATGTCTACTTTTTAAACATGAAGTAGACCGCACCAAGAATGAATACGAAGGACACCAGATAGTTCCAGCGTAATGGTTCCTTCAGGATGAAGATGGCGAAAAGACTGAAGACCGTTAGGGTGATTACTTCCTGGATCGTTTTCAGCTGGAAGCCGGTAAATCCTTCCTGTGCGCCAAAGCGGTTAGCGGGCACCATGAAGCAGTATTCGAAGAAAGCGATTCCCCAGCTGACAAGGATGACCTTCCAGAGCGGAACGTTTTCAAATTTCAGGTGGCCATACCAGGCGAAGGTCATAAAAGTGTTGGAAATCAATAGAAGAATAACTGTACGCATGAGATTTATGAATCAGATGCGTAAAGATAGCGGGAAAGAAAGAATTAGGAATGAGGAACGCGAATTGTGGATGGATCTGTTTGAGATATACCAGTACACCGCTAAGATATTTGAAACCGCTGACCGGACCGAAAAAATGTTGTCATGCGGGAATGTACTGCATCTTTTCGCACATTATACTGGGCGGAAGCGGGAAGCGTGGTATTTGATAACAGCCTGTAACCAGACATCGACCCTTAGTGAAGCGAAAACGACGGCTTCGTGTACTTTCTTCAGGATCGCTTTGAAATCCTTACTAACATTGTTGTATCTGTTATTGGCAAAGGCAGCATCTGTAGCTAGGAAAGGGGCATCCAGCTATACCTGACAGCTATAATGGCAGGGACCTATGGTCATGTTGTTTTTCCGGGTAATGTGTTGACGGGCTATTTAGGGATAGTACAAAGAGAAAGTCGATGAAGGTTAATGTAAAGAAAACAAGTTGGTAATCAATGTAAATAATGTTGCAGACGTATTATTTGCAGTGATGGGCATCAGGGAGGTGCTGATCATATATATTGGAGATGATATTACAGCTAATGAATAGCCAGCGTTGACGGGAGTGTAACGGAGGCAAATAGGACTATTTACTATTGATAATCAATTCAAATGGTGATCAACGGTGGTAGGTCTGGTGATCAATGAACGACTGATCAGTCACTATATTTTCGGATAATATGCTGGTTAACTATTCAGCAGGAACTAAAGTAAGCGCAGTAAGAAGAGAGTTATGTGAAGGCCAGCCATTAATAAAAAAGTGTTCAGCCAATACTATAATAGTCCAAAATACGTTTAATGACAACATCCTCGAATTGAAACTCTGGACTTTAAAGAAAAAAATAAACCGGCCCAGAAGAGCCGGCCGGTTGTTACAGGTCTCAACTTTCCTATCATGCTTAGGAGTTGTAAGTTTTAACGCTAAAGCGGTGTTTTAGTCCAGCTTTATTTCCCCCAGGTCTGTTACTTTGCCGTCTTCGACTTTCACATCTTTAAGGGTGGCGTCTTTATAAGGATCTTTAGCGTCGATAATCACGGTATAGGTTCCTGCTTTCGCAGGCTGTACTGAAAAAGCGCCGTCGGTAACTGGAGCTTTCAATGTGTCCATGCCTGAGATAGCCCAGACTTCGTCGGCTCCGTCTACCGGCGTCACTTTGCCACTAATGGTTCCCCCGTCAAAGGAATTGAAGGCCAATGCTCCAATAACCATGGCGACAAGTGCCGATAGGCCTAACTTTGTCGTTTTCATACAAATTGGTTTTAGGTTTCTTACAATATCGAAATGGTTATAAAAAACTCTTTAAACCGCACTTGTTTAGCAGGCGCCTGCAAAGTGCCGCTTTGTTCACTGTCTACATATACAATACATCCAACTTGATCCTTACCATTAGTCCTTTTGAAAAAAAAGTTTGTCTTTTTTTTAGCTTTTCGGCTTTTTCGCCGAAAAGCCTTTACTGTGGCGGATTTTATTTTCTAAGATTCTGAAATCTCTGGTTATGAATGCCGTTGGTCAGTCAATTGACCAATTAATAGATATAATAAACTAATTTTGCCTTGTTCTGTTTTTGATAGCCGACTTTAGTCTGTTGCAAATAGCAATTATAAAAAAGATTAGAAAAGATAAGTTACAGGATGCTGCCGCTCAACAATACAGATATAGTTAATGGGGTCCGGAACAGGGATAAACAGGTATTCGAAATTGTGTTCAATCAGTTTTCACCTTCCATGTTCAATATCGCATTGCGATACTTACGTGACCAGGACGAAGCACAGGATGTTGTGCAGGACGTGTTCCTGAATCTATGGCGCACGGCTGATAATCTGGACGAGCGTGCGCCTGTCCAGCACTATCTGGCCAGGGCTACGGTAAATACCTGCCTGAACCGTATTAAAAAGACCCAGAGACAGCAGCAATACACTAAAGAGCAGCAGTTCACGTCTACGGAATCGACTGTAGAACACCTCCTGCTGGAACATAAAGAATTGGAAGCCCAGTATTTATCTATCCTTGAGAAGCTGCCGGACCAATGCCGCCGGGTATTTGAAATGAGCCGGTTCAAAGGATTGTCTCCTACCGAAATTTCCCAGCAACTGAACATTTCCATCAACACCGTCTATACGCATCTTACCACTGCATTGAAAAAAATCAGACTTGGTCTGTTAAACCAGCAGTAAGCGGACAACTTTACTTTATATTATCTGTTTAGCACCTATATATATTATTATATAGTAAAACCTGAAAACGGATAGCCTTCCTGAAAAGGTTTTTTTTAAAAGGACTAATGGTAAGGGTATTTTTGATTGTATTAATATTAAGAGATGAAACAGCAACCTGATATCGATGTCGTTATCCGCTACCTGGAGGAACCAGGGCATGAGGAGCACAAACGTTCACTGGATGAATGGTTGCAGCTAGATGCTGCTAATCTGGACATCTTCCTGGAAACAAAAGCATTGTGGCAGGGAGAAGTTTTACCAGCTACTGGCTCCTACGATATCGCCCATCAATGGCAACTGTTGGATGCACAACTGACAGCTACAAGTCTACCTCCTGTTACTGTTACTGTTCCACCGGTACAGGCCGTTCCGACACCATCCAAAGGCAAGGCGAGAGCATTGGGTACCAGTACATGGTGGGCAGCAGCCGCTGCTGCTATCGTGATCGCTGCGGCGGTGATCATCTACCGCCAGCCTGCCTATATAGCGCAACAAACCGCTCAGAATACAGATAGTCTTTTACTGCCGGACGGCACCCGCTTATATCTGAATGCACATACCAGTGTGAAGTACCCCCGCAATTTTCAGAAGAACAGCAGGGACATATTTGTACAACAGGGTGAAGTATTCGTAGATGTTAAGCATATGCCGGAGAAACCTTTCTCCGTTCACCTGAAAAACGTAGACATTGAAGTGCTCGGAACCTCTTTTGATGTAAAAGAGACCAAACAGGGTGTGAAAGTCTTCGTTCAAAGCGGAAAGGTGAAAGCTATATACCGGAACGGTAAAAATGCTGTCATCCTCACACCCGGTGAAGAAGCAGAAATGCTCCTGGCTGGTACCACGATCAGTACACGTCATCACCGGAACAATAATCCTATAGCCTGGAAAACAGGTCAGCTGACCTTCGTAGACGCTCCGCTCTCCGAAGTGGCAGAAATACTAGAAGATTACTATAAGGTTAATATTGTTCTCAAAGGGGAAGGCCTGGCAGACAAAAAATTGCTGGCTACTTTCCATAAAGAATCTCTCACCGAGGTACTGGACATTCTGTCTAAAACATTACAGGTACAGGCAGTACAAAAAGATAGCCTGGTAGAAATTTATTAGTCGTCCGGAGGAAAATGCAGGTTACGACACGAGCATTCCGTAAGGCGACTTACTATAGGCGCTGGTGCATACTACTTTTTTTAGTATGCCTGGGGCTGTCATTTTCCTATTTATCCTATTCCAACCCCGCTCCTTCCACCATCATTGCCTTCCAGAATGGAGATTCAATTAAGGTCACACTGAAAGTATCCAGGACCAGTCTGCGGCAGGTTATTCGCCTGATAGAGAAGCAGACAGGCCTCACCTTCGCTATATCTTCCACCGTACTCGATAACGCCCGCTCCGTCACCATGGACGTGCGACGACAACCACTGACGGTGGTACTACGCCGTCTATTTGCCGGCAGCGATTATGTATTCGAGA
The DNA window shown above is from Chitinophaga agri and carries:
- a CDS encoding DMT family protein, coding for MRTVILLLISNTFMTFAWYGHLKFENVPLWKVILVSWGIAFFEYCFMVPANRFGAQEGFTGFQLKTIQEVITLTVFSLFAIFILKEPLRWNYLVSFVFILGAVYFMFKK
- a CDS encoding RNA polymerase sigma factor, which encodes MLPLNNTDIVNGVRNRDKQVFEIVFNQFSPSMFNIALRYLRDQDEAQDVVQDVFLNLWRTADNLDERAPVQHYLARATVNTCLNRIKKTQRQQQYTKEQQFTSTESTVEHLLLEHKELEAQYLSILEKLPDQCRRVFEMSRFKGLSPTEISQQLNISINTVYTHLTTALKKIRLGLLNQQ
- a CDS encoding FecR family protein gives rise to the protein MKQQPDIDVVIRYLEEPGHEEHKRSLDEWLQLDAANLDIFLETKALWQGEVLPATGSYDIAHQWQLLDAQLTATSLPPVTVTVPPVQAVPTPSKGKARALGTSTWWAAAAAAIVIAAAVIIYRQPAYIAQQTAQNTDSLLLPDGTRLYLNAHTSVKYPRNFQKNSRDIFVQQGEVFVDVKHMPEKPFSVHLKNVDIEVLGTSFDVKETKQGVKVFVQSGKVKAIYRNGKNAVILTPGEEAEMLLAGTTISTRHHRNNNPIAWKTGQLTFVDAPLSEVAEILEDYYKVNIVLKGEGLADKKLLATFHKESLTEVLDILSKTLQVQAVQKDSLVEIY
- a CDS encoding carboxypeptidase-like regulatory domain-containing protein; translation: MKTTKLGLSALVAMVIGALAFNSFDGGTISGKVTPVDGADEVWAISGMDTLKAPVTDGAFSVQPAKAGTYTVIIDAKDPYKDATLKDVKVEDGKVTDLGEIKLD